A single window of Chloracidobacterium thermophilum B DNA harbors:
- a CDS encoding Eco57I restriction-modification methylase domain-containing protein — protein MNHLECIRQILESCGQQDVPALIASLFCEKLLWGHPPDGLKPCELQLNAPDSCEVTAAPVAQMSGLPVYLIDWPEDRLPGVTARRAVQRALAPTHAEHLLVYVARNRRQLAFTWARKRSDGKIELRTLPYEVGSPARTTVERLAELAFSLDELRAGEPPITRVTDKLTTAFSVEAVTKRFYQEVANWYFWALDHVSFPQDAPKTDGKDHVSLIRLITRLIFCWFLKEKGLIPATLFDPKSLPTMLNGFAPNEAASSVFYKAILQNLFFATLNTEMGKRDWAEDGQHFMAHNLYRHRELFQNPETALELFRDIPFLNGGLFECLDRIEGTKEQPRYIRIDGFSRRPDSQPVVPDVLFFGDEREVDLRHAYGETRDRCARVRGLIHILASYNFTLQEHTPFDQEVALDPELLGQVFENLLAAYNPETRTTARKATGSYYTPREIVDYMVDEALIASLKTRLEATFPDTKNVEDRLRHLFAYNDEPHQFTDAEVEALIHKPHQFTDDEVKALIHAIDHLKILDPACGSGAFPMGILHRLVFVLGKLDPNNARWKERQIAKALEIPDATVRDKVIADIKASFTSNELDYGRKLYLIENCIYGVDIQPIAVQIAKLRFFISLVVDQRVDPEAENRGIRALPNLETRFVAANTLVGIARPRQPALRHEEVNTLERKLAQVRAAHFTAKTPATKRKYRECDATLRAEIAEILKTDGWDDETARLLAAWDPYDQNASASFFDSEWMFGLKEGFDIVIGNPPYSAEISSLDREKIACKDTKNSNSAAIFIDVAKNNLTHQWGLVSFVVPKSLLYSERWFSLVEALAPNTKILVDLEQAFESVLLEQVVFVFQHSQSVPLYRAYKFHGSKFIQRASVPVSCVSQFHTWPCDVSDEELRLGMKMSKSGLFLRDVSRSFRGLPLQQKISDYGEEHRDVCVIGGKNIVRYGTNGFKGYLRKDDLDGASNKVKMLLQPKVVSQQIIAHIQNPKPHIMIIASVDPDGSILGLDTVENTIPINAPIHLNMIAALFNSSLINWYAYRFIYCAAVRTMHFDEHYIGKIPLPLDYRYKQDDIVALVDKILDAKRANPNADTSALEREIDEHVYRLYGLTPDEIRIVEESLK, from the coding sequence ATGAACCATCTGGAGTGCATTCGTCAGATACTGGAATCATGCGGGCAACAGGACGTTCCGGCGCTGATCGCCTCACTTTTTTGCGAAAAACTCTTGTGGGGCCACCCGCCGGATGGGCTGAAGCCGTGCGAACTGCAACTGAACGCCCCTGACTCGTGCGAAGTGACCGCTGCACCCGTAGCCCAGATGAGCGGGTTGCCGGTGTACCTGATTGACTGGCCCGAGGACAGACTGCCCGGTGTCACGGCCCGCCGCGCCGTCCAGCGGGCGCTTGCGCCAACGCATGCCGAACACCTGCTGGTGTATGTCGCCCGGAACCGGCGCCAGCTTGCCTTCACATGGGCGCGCAAACGCTCGGACGGAAAGATTGAACTGCGCACCCTGCCCTACGAAGTCGGCTCGCCGGCCCGCACCACCGTCGAGCGGCTGGCGGAGCTGGCCTTCAGCCTCGATGAACTCCGCGCCGGCGAACCGCCGATTACCCGCGTCACCGATAAACTCACCACGGCGTTCAGCGTGGAGGCGGTCACAAAACGGTTCTATCAGGAAGTGGCCAACTGGTACTTCTGGGCACTGGATCACGTAAGCTTTCCCCAGGATGCGCCCAAAACCGACGGCAAGGACCACGTAAGCCTCATCCGCCTGATCACCCGGCTTATCTTTTGCTGGTTTCTGAAAGAAAAGGGTCTCATTCCGGCAACGCTCTTCGATCCGAAATCGTTACCCACAATGCTCAACGGCTTCGCGCCGAATGAAGCCGCATCTTCTGTCTTCTACAAAGCCATCCTGCAAAATCTTTTCTTTGCCACGCTGAACACGGAGATGGGCAAGCGCGATTGGGCGGAGGACGGGCAGCACTTCATGGCGCACAACCTCTACCGGCACAGGGAACTGTTCCAGAACCCGGAGACAGCTCTGGAACTGTTCAGGGACATCCCCTTTCTCAACGGCGGTTTGTTCGAGTGCCTCGACCGTATCGAAGGCACGAAGGAGCAACCGCGCTACATTCGGATTGATGGTTTCTCCCGTCGCCCAGACAGCCAGCCGGTTGTGCCGGATGTGCTCTTCTTCGGCGATGAGCGGGAAGTTGATCTGAGACACGCCTACGGCGAAACACGCGACCGCTGCGCCCGCGTGCGTGGTCTGATCCATATCCTCGCTTCCTATAACTTCACCCTTCAGGAGCATACACCCTTCGATCAGGAAGTGGCGCTTGACCCGGAGTTGCTGGGGCAGGTTTTCGAGAACCTGCTGGCAGCCTACAACCCGGAAACCCGTACGACGGCGCGCAAAGCCACCGGCTCCTACTACACCCCGCGTGAGATCGTGGACTACATGGTGGATGAAGCCCTCATCGCCAGCCTGAAAACCAGACTGGAAGCTACATTTCCCGACACCAAAAACGTTGAAGACCGTCTCCGCCATCTTTTTGCGTACAACGATGAACCGCACCAGTTCACGGATGCTGAAGTTGAAGCGCTCATCCACAAACCGCACCAGTTCACGGATGATGAAGTTAAAGCGCTCATCCACGCCATTGACCATCTGAAGATACTCGATCCGGCGTGCGGGTCCGGCGCGTTCCCCATGGGCATCCTGCACCGGCTGGTGTTTGTTCTCGGCAAGCTCGACCCCAACAATGCGCGCTGGAAAGAGCGCCAGATTGCCAAGGCCCTGGAAATCCCCGATGCCACCGTACGCGATAAAGTCATTGCCGACATCAAAGCGTCCTTCACGTCCAACGAACTCGACTACGGGCGCAAGCTCTACCTGATTGAAAACTGCATTTACGGCGTGGACATCCAGCCTATCGCCGTGCAGATTGCCAAGCTGCGCTTCTTTATCTCGCTGGTGGTGGATCAGCGGGTCGATCCGGAGGCGGAAAACCGGGGTATTCGGGCGCTGCCCAATCTGGAAACGCGCTTCGTGGCGGCCAACACGCTCGTTGGCATTGCGCGGCCGCGGCAGCCTGCCTTACGCCATGAAGAGGTCAATACACTGGAGCGCAAACTGGCACAGGTGCGCGCCGCCCACTTCACCGCCAAAACGCCCGCCACCAAGCGCAAATACCGCGAATGCGATGCCACATTGCGGGCTGAGATTGCCGAAATACTGAAGACCGACGGCTGGGACGACGAAACCGCCCGCCTGCTCGCCGCGTGGGACCCCTACGACCAGAACGCCTCGGCGTCCTTTTTCGATTCGGAGTGGATGTTTGGTCTTAAGGAAGGTTTCGATATCGTGATAGGGAACCCTCCTTATAGTGCAGAAATCTCATCTCTTGATAGGGAAAAGATCGCGTGTAAGGACACCAAGAACTCAAATAGTGCAGCTATTTTCATTGATGTGGCAAAAAACAATCTTACACATCAGTGGGGTTTGGTCTCCTTTGTTGTACCTAAATCCCTTCTATACTCAGAACGCTGGTTTTCACTCGTCGAAGCTCTTGCGCCAAACACGAAAATTTTGGTTGATCTCGAACAGGCTTTTGAAAGCGTTCTACTTGAACAAGTTGTCTTTGTCTTTCAACATTCGCAGTCAGTTCCGCTTTACAGAGCCTATAAGTTCCATGGCTCAAAATTTATTCAGCGCGCATCAGTTCCAGTTTCGTGTGTAAGTCAATTTCATACATGGCCATGTGATGTGAGCGATGAAGAGCTGCGACTTGGGATGAAAATGAGTAAATCTGGTTTGTTTTTGCGCGATGTTTCGCGATCATTCCGAGGACTCCCACTTCAGCAGAAAATCTCAGATTACGGTGAAGAGCATAGAGATGTTTGTGTAATTGGTGGAAAAAATATTGTAAGATACGGTACCAATGGATTTAAGGGGTACTTGAGAAAAGACGATCTAGATGGGGCGAGTAATAAAGTGAAGATGCTCCTGCAGCCAAAAGTAGTTTCGCAACAGATTATCGCGCATATTCAGAACCCTAAACCGCACATTATGATCATTGCTTCAGTTGACCCAGATGGTAGCATCCTGGGTTTGGATACAGTAGAAAATACTATCCCAATAAATGCTCCCATCCATCTCAACATGATTGCTGCCTTGTTTAACTCATCACTAATCAATTGGTATGCATATAGATTCATTTACTGTGCTGCTGTGAGGACGATGCATTTCGATGAGCACTACATAGGCAAAATTCCTCTTCCACTTGACTACCGATACAAACAAGATGATATTGTTGCATTAGTAGATAAAATTCTCGATGCCAAACGCGCTAACCCCAACGCCGATACCTCTGCTCTGGAACGCGAGATTGACGAACACGTCTATCGTCTTTACGGGCTGACGCCGGATGAAATCAGGATTGTGGAAGAGAGTTTGAAGTAA
- a CDS encoding transposase, translating into MPCDDVGSDEWLVTPNRQPRCTLQPSLCCARVCIPTAPTTIETTQNDAKIVPMPYDPARHHRRSIRLQGYDYARPGAYFVTIVTQGRACLFGEVVAGEMRMNDAGRMVHHVWDELALFYEGVQTDAFIVMPNHVHGIIILTGNVRATPHVHPDEMAVRATPRGCPTTPRGCPDEMNATPRVHPDEMNVNVGATPRGCPDHPRDCPDHPRDCPDEMAVRATPRGCPDPQSAPTAPSHPPTAQPHPPMGQARGPAPTVAPAAPSHPPMGQPRGVAPTLGLPDVVHRFKTMTTKRYADGVRANQWPPFPGRLWQRNYYEHIIRDDQSWQRIREYILTNPLRWHLDRERDIGADPLDVIGDGT; encoded by the coding sequence ATGCCATGCGATGACGTAGGATCGGACGAATGGCTGGTTACGCCCAACCGTCAACCGCGCTGTACCCTGCAACCATCCCTGTGCTGCGCCCGTGTCTGCATCCCAACCGCCCCGACCACGATTGAGACAACGCAAAACGACGCGAAAATCGTACCAATGCCCTACGACCCTGCCAGACATCACCGTCGTTCCATTCGCCTGCAAGGGTACGATTACGCCCGGCCAGGGGCGTATTTCGTCACCATCGTCACGCAGGGGCGGGCGTGTCTGTTCGGCGAGGTGGTGGCGGGCGAGATGCGAATGAACGACGCCGGGCGGATGGTTCATCATGTGTGGGATGAATTGGCGTTGTTTTATGAGGGCGTACAGACCGATGCGTTCATTGTGATGCCCAACCATGTGCACGGCATCATCATTTTGACCGGCAACGTACGGGCAACCCCCCACGTCCACCCCGATGAAATGGCCGTACGGGCAACCCCCCGTGGTTGCCCCACAACCCCCCGTGGTTGCCCCGATGAAATGAATGCAACCCCCCGCGTCCACCCCGACGAAATGAACGTAAACGTAGGGGCAACCCCCCGTGGTTGCCCCGATCATCCCCGTGATTGCCCCGATCATCCCCGTGATTGCCCCGATGAAATGGCCGTACGGGCAACCCCCCGTGGTTGCCCCGATCCCCAATCCGCCCCAACCGCCCCGTCACATCCCCCAACGGCGCAACCGCATCCCCCGATGGGGCAGGCACGGGGGCCTGCCCCTACCGTTGCCCCGGCCGCCCCGTCACATCCCCCGATGGGGCAACCACGGGGGGTTGCCCCTACGTTGGGATTGCCGGATGTGGTGCACCGGTTCAAAACCATGACCACCAAACGCTACGCCGACGGGGTACGCGCGAACCAATGGCCACCCTTTCCCGGCCGCCTGTGGCAACGCAACTACTACGAACACATCATCCGTGACGACCAATCCTGGCAGCGCATCCGCGAATACATCCTGACCAACCCCCTGCGCTGGCATCTGGATCGTGAACGGGACATCGGCGCTGACCCATTGGATGTGATTGGGGACGGCACGTGA
- the panD gene encoding aspartate 1-decarboxylase, with product MFRLMHKSKIHRATVTEANLNYTGSLTVDQDLLDAADILPNEKVSVVNINTGARFETYAISGPRGSGTICLNGAAARLGTPGDLVIIISYGLFTDEEARHLKPRVVKVDAHNRLLPEA from the coding sequence ATGTTCCGCCTGATGCACAAATCCAAAATTCACCGCGCCACGGTGACGGAAGCCAACCTCAACTACACCGGCAGCCTGACCGTTGACCAGGACCTGCTCGATGCCGCTGACATCCTCCCCAACGAAAAAGTCTCCGTCGTCAACATCAACACCGGCGCCCGCTTCGAGACCTACGCCATTTCTGGCCCACGCGGCTCCGGCACCATCTGCCTCAACGGCGCCGCCGCGCGGCTCGGTACACCCGGCGATCTCGTCATCATCATTTCCTACGGGCTGTTTACCGACGAGGAAGCCCGCCACCTCAAACCCCGCGTCGTCAAGGTGGATGCTCACAACCGCCTGCTGCCCGAAGCGTAG
- a CDS encoding lysophospholipid acyltransferase family protein yields MLPAQPSPLFQRVVHAYNQHLLRRAFHAVWWRGVDVFTAEPRRPLLIYANHPGWWDPLLAFFVVRRTGRDGYMMGEETTLRTFRFFRWMGGFSVNRADARDVARSIRYASERLAAPSTALWIFPQGEIVPPDKRPLTFLPGTAHILRRTTACIAVPTAIRYEFHDQPRPEVFLDFGPGELIRGAEVHDITALTCHLQARLTERMDALRDAVWERRPEGFSLALRGQPSISDRYAAVVARLTGKRTG; encoded by the coding sequence GTGCTGCCGGCCCAGCCTTCACCGCTCTTTCAGCGCGTCGTCCACGCCTACAACCAACACCTGCTGCGCCGCGCCTTCCACGCCGTCTGGTGGCGCGGCGTTGACGTGTTCACCGCCGAACCACGCCGGCCGCTGCTCATCTACGCCAACCATCCGGGATGGTGGGACCCCCTGCTGGCCTTCTTTGTCGTCCGCCGTACCGGACGCGACGGCTACATGATGGGCGAGGAAACCACGCTCCGTACCTTCCGGTTTTTCCGCTGGATGGGCGGCTTTTCCGTCAACCGCGCCGATGCCCGCGACGTAGCCCGGTCCATCCGCTATGCCAGTGAACGCCTGGCGGCTCCCTCAACCGCCCTGTGGATTTTCCCCCAGGGCGAAATCGTCCCGCCCGACAAACGCCCCCTGACTTTTCTGCCCGGCACAGCCCACATCCTGCGCCGGACAACCGCCTGCATCGCCGTTCCGACCGCCATCCGCTACGAGTTCCACGACCAGCCGCGCCCCGAAGTGTTTCTCGATTTCGGTCCCGGTGAACTGATCCGTGGCGCTGAAGTCCACGACATCACCGCGCTGACCTGCCATCTGCAAGCCCGGCTGACCGAACGCATGGATGCCCTGCGCGATGCCGTCTGGGAACGCCGCCCGGAAGGATTTTCCTTGGCGCTGCGCGGGCAACCCTCCATCAGCGACCGCTACGCTGCCGTCGTCGCCCGGCTGACCGGAAAACGCACCGGATGA
- a CDS encoding ABC transporter ATP-binding protein, with translation MIEAEGLRKVFGRKVAVADLSLRVAAGEVFGFLGPNGAGKTTAMKMLLGLVHPTAGRGFVLGHPVGSREARRWVGFLPEHFRFHDWMTGRELLNFHGQLHGLPATARAKRIETLLAQVDLADAGDRPVGTYSKGMQQRLGLAQALIHQPKLVFLDEPTSGLDPIGRILVRDLIVRLRSEGVTVFFNSHILGDVEAVCDRVVFLKRGRVVHETALREGLTPELHLRLGEVPPELVRGLAAFGRVLRTAEREVWLQLEQETAVPGIVRWLVERGAAVYGVWVQRPSLESLFLETMGPEERAG, from the coding sequence GTGATTGAAGCGGAAGGTCTGCGCAAGGTGTTCGGCCGCAAGGTGGCCGTCGCCGACCTTTCGCTGCGCGTGGCTGCCGGCGAGGTGTTCGGGTTTCTCGGCCCGAACGGCGCGGGCAAGACCACGGCCATGAAAATGCTGCTCGGCCTCGTCCATCCGACGGCCGGGCGCGGCTTCGTTCTGGGGCATCCCGTCGGCTCGCGGGAAGCGCGCCGGTGGGTGGGTTTCCTGCCCGAACACTTCCGCTTTCACGACTGGATGACCGGCCGCGAGTTGCTCAATTTTCACGGGCAACTGCACGGGCTGCCGGCGACCGCGCGCGCCAAGCGCATCGAGACCCTGCTGGCACAGGTGGATTTGGCCGATGCCGGCGACCGCCCGGTAGGCACCTACAGCAAGGGCATGCAGCAACGGCTGGGACTCGCCCAGGCGCTCATCCATCAGCCCAAACTCGTCTTTCTCGATGAGCCAACGTCCGGGCTTGATCCCATCGGGCGCATTCTCGTGCGCGATCTCATCGTGCGGCTGCGCAGCGAAGGCGTCACGGTTTTTTTCAACTCCCACATTCTGGGCGATGTCGAAGCCGTCTGCGACCGCGTTGTGTTTCTCAAACGCGGCCGGGTGGTTCACGAAACCGCGCTGCGGGAGGGGCTCACACCGGAACTGCACCTGCGCCTTGGCGAAGTCCCACCGGAACTCGTCCGGGGACTGGCTGCCTTCGGCCGCGTGCTGCGTACGGCAGAACGTGAAGTCTGGCTGCAACTGGAACAGGAAACCGCCGTGCCGGGCATCGTCCGCTGGCTGGTTGAACGAGGGGCGGCGGTCTATGGCGTATGGGTGCAGCGCCCGTCACTCGAATCCCTGTTTCTGGAAACCATGGGGCCGGAAGAACGCGCCGGCTAG
- a CDS encoding iron-sulfur cluster-binding protein → MQDIRLTVTGHRTFGSYGHLTLTAAEPLTFAPGQFAMLKPAGALDPMWRRAMAIYRLRRSGAGSQVEFIYQVFGRGTQALRRVHAGDAVQALLPLGRPFDIAPVAVGGREALLVAGGVGSAALLALAEQLKREQVATRLFLGGRSTVDLIGLEDFTALGIPVHVATNDGSRGVRGFVTTPFERFLHDHADEVRSGKFVVYACGPGPMLERVAALTAAACILTYVSVEERMACGFGVCVGCVVAVRGQDGATDYRRACVEGPVFRADELEWT, encoded by the coding sequence GTGCAGGACATCAGGCTCACCGTCACCGGACACCGTACGTTTGGCAGCTACGGCCACCTCACGCTGACGGCGGCGGAACCGCTCACATTTGCGCCGGGACAGTTCGCCATGCTCAAACCGGCCGGTGCACTTGACCCCATGTGGCGACGCGCCATGGCGATTTACCGCCTGCGGCGCAGCGGGGCCGGCAGCCAGGTTGAGTTCATCTATCAGGTCTTCGGGCGCGGCACTCAGGCGTTGCGGCGCGTACACGCGGGCGATGCCGTGCAGGCGCTGCTTCCGCTGGGGCGGCCGTTCGACATTGCCCCCGTGGCTGTTGGCGGACGCGAAGCCCTGCTCGTTGCCGGCGGTGTCGGGAGTGCAGCGCTGCTTGCGCTGGCCGAACAGCTCAAGCGGGAACAGGTAGCCACGCGCCTGTTTCTCGGCGGACGCTCCACCGTGGACCTCATCGGGCTGGAGGATTTCACCGCGCTGGGTATTCCGGTTCATGTCGCCACGAATGATGGCTCACGCGGCGTCAGGGGCTTTGTCACCACACCCTTCGAGCGGTTTCTTCATGACCACGCGGATGAAGTACGCAGCGGGAAGTTCGTGGTCTATGCCTGCGGCCCCGGGCCGATGCTGGAGCGGGTGGCGGCGCTGACGGCTGCGGCCTGCATACTGACCTACGTTTCGGTTGAGGAACGCATGGCCTGTGGCTTTGGCGTCTGTGTCGGATGCGTTGTTGCCGTCAGGGGTCAGGACGGCGCGACGGACTACCGCCGGGCATGTGTTGAAGGCCCGGTTTTCCGCGCCGACGAACTCGAATGGACTTGA
- the dnaG gene encoding DNA primase codes for MLLDRQTVDDLRAQADIVRVVSGYVTLRKRGANYLACCPFHSEKTPSFNVHPGKQVFKCFGCGIGGDVFTFVMRMENVGFAEAVRIVAEVCGLPLPEARPAAPPAHGKGAHQEGGLPEAEERERLLRLHELALRFFQSQLAAPEHYAAREYLARREVAPSTIAALGLGYAPDRWDALLTFLRSHGASLTDLERGGLVTPRESGSGGYDRFRGRIMFPIADSQGRVVAFGGRTLGDGEPKYLNSPETPLYVKGKHLFGLHLAKEAIRRSGFAILVEGYMDFLRLYQEGVHNVVATLGTALTEAQVRQLRRYLETPKVVINFDSDRAGQAATRRGFELLLEQGFRVNVLHLPEGKDPDDFVRAQGVRAYRACLRQSQPLVEYLADAAGLEYDLTRPAGRAQAVNAVLPYIAKLNDPIERALAAERLADRLQLDVGLIRTALEQSARERRTELAVETVEVAAKLTLAERQVLQVLLSHPPLCELAFAALDDELISMLPGRVFFRAVREVYLKGEPFAYAPLAAAVARWQRAETSGNAHGQFDFLAEADHTPTPLDREMENYVAELLLGAEPPADDTALAKYRSILEDGLLVLQQRRLEHQSAAMHRNVQKAAESDDEQLALRYAHERLQLKRARLAALHHRQKKP; via the coding sequence ATGTTGCTTGACCGCCAAACCGTTGACGATCTGCGCGCCCAGGCGGACATCGTGCGCGTGGTTTCCGGCTATGTCACGCTGCGCAAGCGCGGCGCGAACTACCTTGCCTGCTGTCCGTTCCACAGCGAAAAAACGCCCAGCTTCAACGTCCATCCCGGCAAGCAGGTGTTCAAATGCTTCGGGTGCGGCATCGGCGGCGATGTGTTCACCTTCGTGATGCGCATGGAGAATGTCGGCTTTGCCGAAGCCGTACGCATCGTGGCCGAAGTGTGCGGCCTGCCGCTGCCGGAAGCCCGTCCGGCCGCCCCGCCGGCACACGGGAAAGGGGCGCATCAGGAAGGGGGGCTGCCGGAAGCGGAAGAACGGGAGCGGCTGCTGCGCCTGCACGAGCTGGCCCTGCGGTTTTTCCAGAGCCAGCTTGCCGCCCCGGAACACTACGCTGCCCGCGAGTATCTGGCGCGGCGTGAGGTGGCGCCGTCCACGATTGCCGCGCTCGGCCTCGGCTATGCCCCCGACCGCTGGGATGCGCTGCTGACCTTTCTGCGCAGCCACGGCGCAAGCCTGACCGACCTCGAACGTGGCGGTCTGGTCACGCCACGGGAAAGTGGCAGCGGTGGCTACGACCGCTTCCGGGGACGAATCATGTTTCCGATTGCCGATTCGCAGGGGCGCGTCGTGGCCTTTGGGGGACGCACACTGGGCGACGGCGAGCCGAAGTACCTCAACTCGCCGGAAACACCGCTCTACGTCAAGGGAAAGCACCTGTTCGGGCTGCATCTGGCGAAGGAAGCCATCCGGCGCAGTGGCTTTGCCATTCTGGTGGAAGGCTACATGGACTTTCTGCGCCTGTATCAGGAGGGCGTTCACAACGTCGTGGCGACACTGGGCACGGCGCTGACGGAGGCGCAGGTGCGCCAGTTGCGGCGGTATCTGGAAACGCCCAAAGTCGTCATCAACTTCGACAGTGACCGCGCCGGACAGGCGGCCACCCGGCGTGGCTTTGAGCTGCTGCTGGAGCAGGGGTTTCGCGTCAACGTGCTCCATCTGCCGGAAGGCAAGGACCCGGATGATTTCGTGCGGGCCCAGGGCGTCCGCGCCTACCGCGCCTGCCTCCGACAGTCACAGCCGCTGGTGGAATATCTGGCCGATGCGGCGGGACTGGAGTACGACCTGACGCGCCCGGCCGGGCGGGCCCAGGCCGTCAATGCTGTGCTGCCATACATTGCCAAACTCAACGATCCCATCGAGCGCGCGCTGGCGGCCGAACGGCTGGCTGACCGGCTTCAGTTGGATGTAGGGTTGATTCGTACGGCCCTGGAGCAGTCCGCCCGTGAGCGGCGCACTGAGCTGGCGGTGGAAACCGTCGAGGTGGCGGCCAAGCTGACGCTGGCCGAGCGGCAGGTGCTTCAGGTGCTGCTGTCCCATCCGCCGCTGTGCGAACTGGCCTTTGCCGCACTGGATGACGAACTCATCAGCATGCTCCCCGGGCGCGTGTTTTTCCGTGCGGTGCGGGAGGTCTATCTGAAAGGCGAGCCGTTTGCTTATGCTCCGCTGGCCGCAGCGGTGGCCCGTTGGCAGCGGGCCGAAACCAGCGGAAACGCCCACGGGCAGTTTGATTTCCTTGCGGAAGCCGACCACACGCCAACGCCGCTGGACCGGGAAATGGAAAACTACGTCGCCGAACTGCTGTTGGGTGCTGAGCCGCCGGCCGACGACACGGCGCTGGCAAAGTACCGTTCCATTCTGGAAGACGGGTTGCTGGTGCTTCAGCAGCGGCGGCTGGAACACCAGAGCGCCGCCATGCACCGGAATGTGCAGAAGGCGGCGGAATCCGATGACGAGCAACTTGCCCTGCGCTATGCCCACGAACGGTTGCAGCTCAAACGGGCGCGTCTGGCGGCGCTGCACCATCGGCAGAAAAAGCCATGA